The genomic DNA CGGCCACTCCGTCGAAGCCGTCGCCGTCGGACGCACGAGGGACGAGACGGAGCGCGCGCGTCGGGTGCTGGGCCGCTGGTCCGAGGACTCCGGCCGCGGCGAGGCGGACCCCGGCGTGGCCGACGAACTGGCCCGGATCGAGCGAGCGATCCACCGGGGTGCCGTGGAAGTCCTCGACGAGTACGGCGGGCTGCAAGCCGCGCTGAAGCGCAGCGTCGCGCTTGAGAAGGAAGCCCGCCGACAAGCCGGGCGGGGCGGACTGGGCCGCGCCCGCGCCTGGCGGACGACCCGTCTCGCGGGAGTCCTCTACCGATGATTTGCGCACCTCACGCGCCGCGGGTCATGGCCGCTCCCGCCCCCGAAAACGACACGGGGCGCCGATGCGCACCCCGGTGCTCCGGGCGTGCGCACCGGCGGGGCGGCGCAAGTCGCAGCGCCCGAACGTCTTGCGCCTCGACGGCCCGGACGGCCGGGGCCGCGCGGGCCGTTTCGGCGGGGCTGGGAGCGACCCCGCAGTCCGAGGGCCTGCTACGGGTTCGGGGCCGTGCGCGTTTGCGCACCCCGGGCCCCGCCCCCTCGGGTCGCTCCCAGCCATCGATCCTTTCAGGAAGGAGGTTCGGCCGATGAAGTCCGGCACCCTCGCCATCATCGGGGCCGCCGTCGGCGCGACCGGCGCCCGGGCGCTCAAGGCGCCGTTCCCGCCCGCGGACGCGAACCCGTATCTCGACCTGATCGCCTGGCACGATCCGGCCCTGCACGCCGCCGTCCGCGTCTGGCATTACGCGTGGCCCGCCGTCGCCGTCGTGCTCGCCGGATCGCTCGTCCTCTCGGTCTGGCGCGTCTGGCTCCAGCCGCTCGTGAGGTTCCGGCGGCGGGGCAGGTTGCCCGAGTGGCCCAACTCGCCCGGGGACGGCGCGCCCTCGGTCGTGGTCGGCGAACTGCACCATCCGACCGTGCCGGAAGAGAGCGAGCGGCCGTCGTGGCTCGTCATCCCCGAGAAGGGGCTCTACACCGGGCTGCTTGTCGTCGGGGCCGTCGGCACCGGCAAGACCACGGCCTGCATGTACCCGTTCGCGCGGGAGCTGCTCCACTGGCGGGCGGACGACCCCAAGCGCAGGGCGGGCGCGCTCGTGCTCGAAGTCAAGGGAGACTTTTGTCACCAGGTCCGGAGCATCCTGAGCGAGGCCGGGCGGGAGGACGACTACCTCGAAATCGGGTTCGGCGGCTCCTGGCAGTGGAACCCGCTCGACGATCCGCTGCTCGACTCCTACTCGATGGCCTACGGCGTCGCGTCCCTCATCAACCAGCTCTTCGGCAAGTCCCGCGAACCGTTTTGGCAGCAGGCGTACACGAACCTCGTCCGGTGGATCGTCGAGCTTCACCGGCTCTTGCCGGGGGGCTGGGTCACGCTCCGCGACGTATACCGCTGTACGGTGGACCCGGAGCTTCTGGCCGCGAAGATCGGCGAGGCGCGGGCGATGGCCGACGAGGTCCGTCCCCTCCGGGCGATGATCGCCGCCACCGACCTGACCGAACACAAGAACGCCCTCGAAGACGCGGCCTGGGAGGCCGTGCCCGGGACCGCGAGGGTCGGATGCAGGCTCGATCCGCCGCTGCGGGCGAAGCTCAAGGAACTCGGCGTTGCGTACGAGACGGAGCCCATCGGAGGCGATGCCGGGAAAGAGTTCGCCGAAAGCGTCGAGGCCATCGAGCGGTGGTACGACAAGGACTGGTCGGCGCTCGACGCCAAGCTCCGCACCTCGATCGTCGAGGGGATCAGCGTCTTCCTCTCGCTCTTCGACCAGCCCGAAGTCGCGGGCGTGTTCTGCCCGCCCCCGCCAAACGACGATGCCCCGTCCAGGCGGGCGGACGGCGACGACGGGGAGAGGCCCCCGGAAGTCCCGGC from Gammaproteobacteria bacterium includes the following:
- a CDS encoding TraM recognition domain-containing protein; this translates as MKSGTLAIIGAAVGATGARALKAPFPPADANPYLDLIAWHDPALHAAVRVWHYAWPAVAVVLAGSLVLSVWRVWLQPLVRFRRRGRLPEWPNSPGDGAPSVVVGELHHPTVPEESERPSWLVIPEKGLYTGLLVVGAVGTGKTTACMYPFARELLHWRADDPKRRAGALVLEVKGDFCHQVRSILSEAGREDDYLEIGFGGSWQWNPLDDPLLDSYSMAYGVASLINQLFGKSREPFWQQAYTNLVRWIVELHRLLPGGWVTLRDVYRCTVDPELLAAKIGEARAMADEVRPLRAMIAATDLTEHKNALEDAAWEAVPGTARVGCRLDPPLRAKLKELGVAYETEPIGGDAGKEFAESVEAIERWYDKDWSALDAKLRTSIVEGISVFLSLFDQPEVAGVFCPPPPNDDAPSRRADGDDGERPPEVPAMPGLRRRLPPLAELIEGGKVLALNMPAGANPALARAIGVLLKNAWMQALLRRPAEAARRPGRYMRPAVFICDEYQAFATVGQDDPSGDEKAFALTRQCRCIPIVATQSLSSLRSVLPSGEAWRTLVQTLRTRIFLSLSDEASAKIASEMCGSVMKTRASYTFTETTGRPEFSLLSGRAGGGRGTIGASKSFRRQSEPVFTPREFGLLANYQAVCLPYDGVKSLPATRVYLKPHYLPRETGYWRLREEGRI